The genomic window CGTCGAGAGCTCGATCGGGCAGGCGTGGCTGATCACCACCATCGCCGGCGCCGTGCTGACCGTGCTCACCTTCGCCGTCCGCTCGTGGATCCCCACGCTCGTCGTCGCGATCCTCGCCCTCGCCTCGCTCATCCCCATGGGCACGCAGGGGCACGCGGGCGAAGAGGCCAGCCACAACGCGGCCGTGACCTCGCTCGTCCTGCACATCATGGCCGCGGCCGTGTGGCTCGGCGGACTGATCCTGCTGGTGGTCGTCCGCCCCGCGATGTCGCGCGGGCACCTGCAGACCGCGCTCCTGCGCTACTCGTCGATCGCCCTCGTCGCCTTCATCGTCGTCGCGATCTCGGGAACCGTCCGCGCCTCGATCGGCCTCCTGGGCCTCCAGAACCTCTGGTCGGCCTACGGCGTCCTCGTGCTCGTCAAGGTGGGCGCGCTGATCGCCATGGGCGTCCTGGGCGCCTGGTATCGCCGTCGACTGATCTCGGGCATGGCCGACGAGCCCGGCTCCCGCCGCTTCTGGGGCGTCATCACCCTCGAGCTGGCGTTCATGGGCATCGCCAGCGGTGTCGCTGCAGCCCTCGCGCGGACACCCCCGCCGGTGCAGCCCCCGCTGGTGGGACAGACCCCGGCCGAGGTGCTGACCGGCGCGCCGCTGCCTCCCGATCTGACCATCGAGCGCTGGTTCACCGCGTGGGACGTCGATCTGCTCTGGACCCTTGTGGTCGCGTTCGGGATCTTCTTCTACCTCGCCGGCGTCTGGCGTCTGCTCCGCCGCGGCGACTCGTGGCCGATCTACCGTACGGTGCTGTGGGTCCTCGGCATGCTGAGCGTGTTCTGGGTCACGTCCGGTCCGATCAACGTGTACCAGGACTACCTGTTCAGCATGCACATGATCGGCCACATGCTGCTGTCGATGGCGATCCCGCTCATGCTCGTGGCGGGGGCCCCGGTCTCGCTCGCGGCGCGCGCCATCCGCAAGCGCACCGACGGGACGCGCGGCGGCCGCGAGTGGATCCTCTGGGCGGTGCACAACCCGGTCGCGAAGGTGCTGACCAACCCCTACGTGGCGGCGGGCCTGTTCATCGGCTCGCTCTGGTCGTTCTACTACACCGACCTGTTCCGCTGGTCGCTGTACGACCACGTCGGGCACATCTGGATGGTCGCGCACTTCCTGGTGACGGGTTACCTCTTCGTGCTGAGCCTCATCGGCATCGATCCCGTTCCGTACCGCCTGCCCTACCCCATGCGCCTGCTCGTGCTCATCGCGATCATGGCGATGCACGCCTTCTTCGGCATCGCCATCATGATGAACTCGGGTCTGATGGTCGCGGAGTGGTTCGGCGCGATGGGCAGGACCTGGGGGGCGACACCTCTTCAAGACCAGTACGTCGGCGGTGGTGTGGCCTGGTCGGTCGGCGAGATCCCCACGCTCATTCTGGCGATCGCGGTGGCCATCCAGTGGAGCCGGAGCGACGAGCGTCAGCAGCGCCGACGCGACCGTCACGTCGACCGCGTCGGCGATCTCGAGCTCGACGCGTACAACGAGGAGCTCGCTCGCCTCGCCGAGCGCGACGCCCGGGTCGCATCCCGCGGCAACTAGGCGGGTCGCGCGGGACTCAGTCGGACGATCCGCCGACGAGGATCGAGGCGGTGCCGTCCGGCAGCACCGTGATCTCGCCGTCGACGCGGAACGCGACGTCTTCTTCGACCGTGCGGACGCTGCCGTCGAAGATCGAGCGGATGTCGACGACGATGTGCGCGACGGCCTTCGCCGAGGGGATGCGCCACCCGGCGCCGTCGGGGACCACGGTCACCTCGGGTTGCTGCACGATCGACCAGGTGGGCGCGTCGTCGATGCGGTTGCGCACCGTGAAACCGAAGGGGCAGCCGGTGGGTTGCAGCACCTTCTGCTGGGCGCACGTGGTCAAGAAGTCCTCGACGCGCGACTGCACGACCGAGATGAACTCGTCGGTCGGCTGCGCCTGCACGTCGACCGGGATGCCGGCCAGCGGCGCGTCGGCGAGCACGGCGACACCGGGGGTCGCCGAGATCGCCGTGTCGACGTCGACCGAGTAGAGCCCCGGCGAGAACACCAGGAGCGGGACAGCGGACGTGGGATCGACGTCGGCCCCGTCGACCGAGACCTGTCGCTTGTCGACCTCGAACCCGTTCACGGCGAATCGCATCGATCCCTCGACCGTGAGCTTCATCACCGACAGCGGGCTGCGGGCGAACCGCCACCGGGGGAGCAGGCCCTCGTTCGTGTCGTGCTGCACCGAGAAGGTCGTCTTTCCGGCGTACCCGCCCGCGGTGTACGAGACCGTGACCTGCGTCTCGTCGCCGTCGGCGCTCTCGCCGGTGATCTCGGCATCCGTCAAGGACGTCAGGGCATCGGGGCGCAGCAACGCCTCGGATGCCGTGGCCGGCAGGCCCGCCGACTGCAGCTCGGCGGAGTCGACGGCCACGCCCGGAACCGCGAGAGCCTCCGCCGTGCGGCGCTCCTGCAGGAGCTCGAGGTAGTGCTGGACGAAGGCGCGGGGGCTGTAGAACTCGCGGTACAGCGAGGCGGCTCCCGCCCC from Microbacterium testaceum includes these protein-coding regions:
- a CDS encoding cytochrome c oxidase assembly protein; this translates as MNPRLLRVAGPVILVVVSLIAVAVGLAYGGGAAPTQLADPGPVVRWGLPIATVVVNLAAATMVGSLVLALFALTAGERPFEIALDTASIGAAVFTVSAATTGYLTFLNVLNAKPTLDAVFGQQLGRFLVESSIGQAWLITTIAGAVLTVLTFAVRSWIPTLVVAILALASLIPMGTQGHAGEEASHNAAVTSLVLHIMAAAVWLGGLILLVVVRPAMSRGHLQTALLRYSSIALVAFIVVAISGTVRASIGLLGLQNLWSAYGVLVLVKVGALIAMGVLGAWYRRRLISGMADEPGSRRFWGVITLELAFMGIASGVAAALARTPPPVQPPLVGQTPAEVLTGAPLPPDLTIERWFTAWDVDLLWTLVVAFGIFFYLAGVWRLLRRGDSWPIYRTVLWVLGMLSVFWVTSGPINVYQDYLFSMHMIGHMLLSMAIPLMLVAGAPVSLAARAIRKRTDGTRGGREWILWAVHNPVAKVLTNPYVAAGLFIGSLWSFYYTDLFRWSLYDHVGHIWMVAHFLVTGYLFVLSLIGIDPVPYRLPYPMRLLVLIAIMAMHAFFGIAIMMNSGLMVAEWFGAMGRTWGATPLQDQYVGGGVAWSVGEIPTLILAIAVAIQWSRSDERQQRRRDRHVDRVGDLELDAYNEELARLAERDARVASRGN